The nucleotide window TTCTAGGGGAAGGTTTGGGAAGATTTTCATGTTTCCGTTCATTTGGAAATGTTGGGAGCAAAAGTTGTTAAGGTCTTCAGCAGTGAAAAACGACGAAATTGTAAAACCATCAATTTCATCTACCTGACGTCCGGTTTTACATTCCAAGCCCCGAATATCATTAAGGTATTTTCCACTGCAACTTAATGCTACTGCAAAATGATATCATTGGTGGTGTAAACgataagaaaagagaaagagagaaaaattggaaaaaaaaaaattgctgatacTTTTGGATTTTGTCTTCCTGGTACGTCGTCTACCCGGAAAGGGGGAGTCGCTTACGAAGGTGCAATACCGATGAGCCCGAGCTTTCCGCCAAGGAGGCTTACGCAATTTAGTTTTGATTTCGGTCAAACAACGAGAATTAGGAGATACGGCCGTAGAACTAACACTAAGAACAGATGTTTGTTCTTCCAATCCTGCGTTTTTTTCGGGGTCAGTAATCTCGGGAGTAGGAAGAGTTAAATCTTCTGGCACAAAATGATTTTTCGGAGAAAGACAAGAAGCAAAGGCCTCCTTGTCATCTTCATCGAAACGAAGCAAAGGTGGAGGCGACGAATTTGATGATTCGTCTTCAGAAAAACTAACGCACTCATATGACCATATCTGCGTGCTTACATTAAGTTTTAATTTGCGTTTGCGGCTTGTGAGGTTCTGCGGATTTCCTAAGGTCGAGAAAAACTGCTCTTAAAAGAACATATGAAGGATTCAACTAGATCACTATGTTATATACCACATTCACCATGATCTAAAAAAAGATTTGGCATATCAGGATCAACATCGAACACTGACAAGGAAGCACAGGATGGTGGGTCACAAGAAGTAATATTctccttttttctgttttcctccattttgtttttgatctTTGATTTAGAATTTCCTAACTCGTTTTCAGGTAAAACTCCAAACTTAAACACAAATGATAAAAATATGTTAACGCAAGCTAAATATATTCAGGAATAGGATGGTAACCCACCTTTTTTCCATGGAAGTATGGCCCAAGGTGCTGGGTAGGAATAGTATCTTTTCTTAAATACCAGACATTGTTCAGTGATTTCAGGCACTCACTGCCAAAATGTATGGAGCAAACAAACAGAATACATGGAGGAACAGAAGTAGGAATGCTGCAATAGAAAGATTAATAAGTTGTAACATACTTATTTCCCATTCTAGTTTAGAAATTGATCAACCAAAAGAGGTATGGGCCAAGCTGTGAAGATATACCAAGCTGAAGTTGAAACCCACAGATGTAACACTGTCGAGCCATGCTTATAATATTACCATAAATACCTCACTTCATAAGACAATAATACCTACCTTGAAAGGAAGTCAACTTGGGAGAGCAAGTGTTATGACAATATGCAATTTATGCATGGAACTAGCTTGCTAGcgcaaggcctacttaatgcttaaggcctgtaaactcgaaTACCTCCTCTGGCGGGTAGGCGTTCCCTAGTAAGAGCcaatcagacaaaaaaaaacaagggctACGACGAtaccatctggcgctcgcaatTATAGCCTCGTTGAAaaacacccccaaaaaacttaaacacttgttatagttacatAATAGTTACataaatacataaataaagatttaaaaaaaggaaatcaagtttttgaaatggaaaatgtGCTAGCTTGACAGCAATATGgcaattgagttgttaaaaacaaaaaagtagtatgttaaaaaaatataagttttattatcatatagaccagtttcggatgctgcgttgcaaactttaaaaaaatccaggggggtttcgattgcagggggagataggaaaaaagggggtttttgatttatttaccctagtaatacttttccaattcaggaaatgttctagaatactacactttaagacattctgcgtcttctccagtctttataaataattaatcatccctagttt belongs to Daphnia magna isolate NIES linkage group LG1, ASM2063170v1.1, whole genome shotgun sequence and includes:
- the LOC116936745 gene encoding uncharacterized protein LOC116936745 isoform X1, with amino-acid sequence MARQCYICGFQLQLGISSQLGPYLFCIPTSVPPCILFVCSIHFGSECLKSLNNVWYLRKDTIPTQHLGPYFHGKKFGVLPENELGNSKSKIKNKMEENRKKENITSCDPPSCASLSVFDVDPDMPNLFLDHGECGNPQNLTSRKRKLKLNVSTQIWSYECVSFSEDESSNSSPPPLLRFDEDDKEAFASCLSPKNHFVPEDLTLPTPEITDPEKNAGLEEQTSVLSVSSTAVSPNSRCLTEIKTKLRKPPWRKARAHRYCTFVSDSPFPGRRRTRKTKSKIALSCSGKYLNDIRGLECKTGRQVDEIDGFTISSFFTAEDLNNFCSQHFQMNGNMKIFPNLPLEVNEAKICSPSSIPNTSVLQHTVKTTEEEAHFFSCNSMVVSKNSEVRYSARAKVHSGKSTLRKARLHRYCSSASNFPCIVMPPIKKTKPTRSLLSEIFIGDFSSIECETLRQIDEIDGVTISSFFTSEDLDKFCTQQCQIRTNVKVIPNSPLEYTETEKQGCLFVPSTSGWPDTAEIIDYDIRSAGRCFAVRESLHLAAPDERRSIILPTPSTSSSSSQRKTVNKNKGVFSCD
- the LOC116936745 gene encoding uncharacterized protein LOC116936745 isoform X4; the protein is MARQCYICGFQLQLGISSQLGPYLFCIPTSVPPCILFVCSIHFGSECLKSLNNVWYLRKDTIPTQHLGPYFHGKKFGVLPENELGNSKSKIKNKMEENRKKENITSCDPPSCASLSVFDVDPDMPNLFLDHGNPQNLTSRKRKLKLNVSTQIWSYECVSFSEDESSNSSPPPLLRFDEDDKEAFASCLSPKNHFVPEDLTLPTPEITDPEKNAGLEEQTSVLSVSSTAVSPNSRCLTEIKTKLRKPPWRKARAHRYCTFVSDSPFPGRRRTRKTKSKIALSCSGKYLNDIRGLECKTGRQVDEIDGFTISSFFTAEDLNNFCSQHFQMNGNMKIFPNLPLEVNEAKICSPSSIPNTSVLQHTVKTTEEEAHFFSCNSMVVSKNSEVRYSARAKVHSGKSTLRKARLHRYCSSASNFPCIVMPPIKKTKPTRSLLSEIFIGDFSSIECETLRQIDEIDGVTISSFFTSEDLDKFCTQQCQIRTNVKVIPNSPLEYTETEKQGCLFVPSTSGWPDTAEIIDYDIRSAGRCFAVRESLHLAAPDERRSIILPTPSTSSSSSQRKTVNKNKGVFSCD
- the LOC116936745 gene encoding uncharacterized protein LOC116936745 isoform X2, which codes for MARQCYICGFQLQLGISSQLGPYLFCIPTSVPPCILFVCSIHFGSECLKSLNNVWYLRKDTIPTQHLGPYFHGKKFGVLPENELGNSKSKIKNKMEENRKKENITSCDPPSCASLSVFDVDPDMPNLFLDHGECGNPQNLTSRKRKLKLNVSTQIWSYECVSFSEDESSNSSPPPLLRFDEDDKEAFASCLSPKNHFVPEDLTLPTPEITDPEKNAGLEEQTSVLSVSSTAVSPNSRCLTEIKTKLRKPPWRKARAHRYCTFVSDSPFPGRRRTRKTKSKIALSCSGKYLNDIRGLECKTGRQVDEIDGFTISSFFTAEDLNNFCSQHFQMNGNMKIFPNLPLEVNEAKICSPSSIPNTSVLQHTVKTTEEAHFFSCNSMVVSKNSEVRYSARAKVHSGKSTLRKARLHRYCSSASNFPCIVMPPIKKTKPTRSLLSEIFIGDFSSIECETLRQIDEIDGVTISSFFTSEDLDKFCTQQCQIRTNVKVIPNSPLEYTETEKQGCLFVPSTSGWPDTAEIIDYDIRSAGRCFAVRESLHLAAPDERRSIILPTPSTSSSSSQRKTVNKNKGVFSCD
- the LOC116936745 gene encoding uncharacterized protein LOC116936745 isoform X3 encodes the protein MARQCYICGFQLQLGISSQLGPYLFCIPTSVPPCILFVCSIHFGSECLKSLNNVWYLRKDTIPTQHLGPYFHGKKFGVLPENELGNSKSKIKNKMEENRKKENITSCDPPSCASLSVFDVDPDMPNLFLDHGECGNPQNLTSRKRKLKLNVSTQIWSYECVSFSEDESSNSSPPPLLRFDEDDKEAFASCLSPKNHFVPEDLTLPTPEITDPEKNAGLEEQTSVLSVSSTAVSPNSRCLTEIKTKLRKPPWRKARAHRYCTFVSDSPFPGRRRTRKTKSKIALSCSGKYLNDIRGLECKTGRQVDEIDGFTISSFFTAEDLNNFCSQHFQMNGNMKIFPNLPLEVNEAKICSPSSIPNTSVLQHTVKTTEEEAHFFSCNSMVVSKNSEVRYSARAKVHSGKSTLRKARLHRYCSSASNFPCIVMPPIKKTKPTRSLLSEIFIGDFSSIECETLRQIDEIDGVTISSFFTSEDLDKFCTQQCQIRTNVKVIPNSPLEYTETEKQGCLFVPSTSGWPDTAEIIDYDIRSAGRCFAVRESLHLAAPDERRSIILPTPSTSSSSSQVNKNKGVFSCD
- the LOC116936745 gene encoding uncharacterized protein LOC116936745 isoform X6 — its product is MARQCYICGFQLQLGISSQLGPYLFCIPTSVPPCILFVCSIHFGSECLKSLNNVWYLRKDTIPTQHLGPYFHGKKFGVLPENELGNSKSKIKNKMEENRKKENITSCDPPSCASLSVFDVDPDMPNLFLDHGECGNPQNLTSRKRKLKLNVSTQIWSYECVSFSEDESSNSSPPPLLRFDEDDKEAFASCLSPKNHFVPEDLTLPTPEITDPEKNAGLEEQTSVLSVSSTAVSPNSRCLTEIKTKLRKPPWRKARAHRYCTFVSDSPFPGRRRTRKTKSKIALSCSGKYLNDIRGLECKTGRQVDEIDGFTISSFFTAEDLNNFCSQHFQMNGNMKIFPNLPLEVNEAKICSPSSIPNTSVLQHTVKTTEEEAHFFSCNSMVVSKNSEVRYSARAKVHSGKSTLRKARLHRYCSSASNFPCIVMPPIKKTKPTRSLLSEIFIGDFSSIECETLRQIDEIDGVTISSFFTSEDLDKFCTQQCQIRTNVKS
- the LOC116936745 gene encoding uncharacterized protein LOC116936745 isoform X5, with the translated sequence MARQCYICGFQLQLGISSQLGPYLFCIPTSVPPCILFVCSIHFGSECLKSLNNVWYLRKDTIPTQHLGPYFHGKKFGVLPENELGNSKSKIKNKMEENRKKENITSCDPPSCASLSVFDVDPDMPNLFLDHGECGNPQNLTSRKRKLKLNVSTQIWSYECVSFSEDESSNSSPPPLLRFDEDDKEAFASCLSPKNHFVPEDLTLPTPEITDPEKNAGLEEQTSVLSVSSTAVSPNSRCLTEIKTKLRKPPWRKARAHRYCTFVSDSPFPGRRRTRKTKSKIALSCSGKYLNDIRGLECKTGRQVDEIDGFTISSFFTAEDLNNFCSQHFQMNGNMKIFPNLPLEVNEAKICSPSSIPNTSVLQHTVKTTEEEAHFFSCNSMVVSKNSEVRYSARAKVHSGKSTLRKARLHRYCSSASNFPCIVMPPIKKTKPTRSLLSEIFIGDFSSIECETLRQIDEIDGVTISSFFTSEDLDKFCTQQCQIRTNVKVIPNSPLEYTETEKQGCLFVPSTSGWPDTAESTSS
- the LOC116936745 gene encoding uncharacterized protein LOC116936745 isoform X7, which translates into the protein MEENRKKENITSCDPPSCASLSVFDVDPDMPNLFLDHGECGNPQNLTSRKRKLKLNVSTQIWSYECVSFSEDESSNSSPPPLLRFDEDDKEAFASCLSPKNHFVPEDLTLPTPEITDPEKNAGLEEQTSVLSVSSTAVSPNSRCLTEIKTKLRKPPWRKARAHRYCTFVSDSPFPGRRRTRKTKSKIALSCSGKYLNDIRGLECKTGRQVDEIDGFTISSFFTAEDLNNFCSQHFQMNGNMKIFPNLPLEVNEAKICSPSSIPNTSVLQHTVKTTEEEAHFFSCNSMVVSKNSEVRYSARAKVHSGKSTLRKARLHRYCSSASNFPCIVMPPIKKTKPTRSLLSEIFIGDFSSIECETLRQIDEIDGVTISSFFTSEDLDKFCTQQCQIRTNVKVIPNSPLEYTETEKQGCLFVPSTSGWPDTAEIIDYDIRSAGRCFAVRESLHLAAPDERRSIILPTPSTSSSSSQRKTVNKNKGVFSCD